A DNA window from Pseudodesulfovibrio thermohalotolerans contains the following coding sequences:
- a CDS encoding beta-ketoacyl synthase chain length factor — translation MKLSIHGVGLAAPIGDGALVRQALDGKDVPLPAAYETPTEALAEYVPARKLRRMDHFTRMTLLAAYRALEAADTLSVLPDRMGIVLGTGYGPSRTTFDFQDSLIDDGPALASPLAFSLSVHNIPAGVLSMLLDYPCPQTTLCQLRGVVQAGTQTAALWLAEGRVDTILLGFTDETTPLLEANTERLNAAEGRLDAPPVGEGSAFFLLAEAGGFASLEIEARPENFKADTVVIDQGEFGTCDLTDLWGKSPTSCGLELAAAALGAREQELKTACREGDVWFSVIGE, via the coding sequence ATGAAGCTCTCCATCCACGGGGTCGGTCTGGCTGCTCCCATCGGCGACGGTGCGTTGGTCCGCCAAGCCTTGGACGGCAAGGACGTGCCGCTGCCTGCGGCGTACGAGACTCCGACCGAGGCACTAGCCGAGTATGTCCCGGCCCGCAAGTTGCGGCGCATGGACCATTTTACCCGCATGACCTTGCTGGCGGCTTACCGTGCTTTGGAAGCTGCCGATACACTGTCCGTACTTCCCGACCGTATGGGGATCGTGCTCGGTACCGGTTACGGGCCGTCCAGGACGACGTTTGATTTTCAGGACTCCCTCATTGACGATGGGCCGGCGTTGGCTTCACCGCTCGCCTTTTCCCTTTCCGTTCATAACATCCCGGCGGGAGTGCTTTCCATGTTGTTGGATTACCCCTGTCCGCAGACAACACTCTGCCAGTTGCGGGGAGTTGTTCAAGCCGGAACCCAGACAGCGGCACTCTGGTTGGCGGAAGGTCGGGTTGATACCATCCTTTTGGGCTTTACCGATGAGACTACGCCGCTTCTTGAAGCCAACACTGAACGTTTGAACGCCGCTGAGGGACGTTTGGATGCACCGCCGGTGGGTGAGGGCAGTGCCTTTTTCCTCTTGGCCGAGGCTGGGGGGTTCGCCTCGCTGGAAATTGAGGCTCGTCCGGAAAATTTTAAAGCCGATACGGTCGTTATTGACCAGGGAGAATTCGGCACGTGTGACCTGACGGATCTCTGGGGGAAAAGTCCGACTTCCTGTGGCCTGGAGCTTGCTGCTGCGGCGTTGGGCGCCAGGGAACAAGAGCTGAAGACCGCCTGTCGGGAGGGTGACGTCTGGTTCAGCGTAATCGGAGAATAG
- a CDS encoding beta-ketoacyl-[acyl-carrier-protein] synthase family protein — protein MLGEVAILGAGCICAAGPTLDACLETMLAGKGEPAAPTHFICEQAVTYPVFEVPQKWVDSSSTSAGRSGNLLHMAVHDALDGVPDVLSVQNELRVGVCIGTSVGASLDFLDFYRSWKAGKKPQLAPILHYLAGNLAEGLAVHYDLSGPCQTVTNACTSGADAIGIAAAWIRAGWCDVAIAGGADALSEISYNGFARLMNTSPEPCRPFDKDRRGLNLGEGAGVLLLASTNVAERFGAPRRGRVAGYGTCGDAYNLTAPHPEARGLLQALDTALGQAGITCEDVACVNVHGTGTKANDLVEGHVLRDRFSQSLVFATKGFTGHTLGAAGAMEAAFTLACLERGVLPPSKGFGEPDPAIGLSPVACPTAFSGRFGLSQSLAFGGNNSVLILEKEDRR, from the coding sequence ATGCTTGGCGAGGTGGCTATTCTGGGGGCGGGTTGCATCTGTGCGGCCGGTCCCACGCTTGATGCCTGTCTGGAGACCATGCTGGCCGGGAAGGGAGAGCCGGCTGCGCCTACGCATTTTATCTGTGAGCAGGCCGTCACCTATCCCGTTTTCGAGGTGCCCCAGAAGTGGGTAGATTCATCGAGTACATCTGCAGGGCGTTCCGGAAATTTACTGCATATGGCCGTTCATGATGCGTTGGATGGGGTGCCTGACGTCTTGAGCGTGCAAAACGAACTTCGGGTCGGGGTGTGCATCGGCACCTCGGTTGGCGCGTCGCTCGACTTCTTGGATTTTTATCGCAGCTGGAAAGCCGGTAAGAAACCGCAGCTGGCTCCCATCCTGCATTACCTGGCTGGGAATCTGGCCGAGGGGCTAGCTGTTCATTACGATCTGAGCGGTCCCTGCCAGACTGTGACCAATGCCTGTACTTCCGGTGCAGACGCCATCGGCATCGCCGCAGCCTGGATCCGTGCCGGTTGGTGCGACGTGGCCATCGCTGGAGGTGCGGATGCCTTGAGCGAAATCTCCTACAACGGTTTTGCTCGGCTCATGAATACCAGCCCGGAACCCTGCCGACCGTTCGATAAAGACCGTAGGGGGCTTAATTTGGGCGAGGGCGCAGGTGTGTTGCTTCTCGCATCTACCAATGTGGCAGAGCGCTTTGGAGCCCCCCGGAGAGGCCGTGTGGCGGGCTATGGAACCTGCGGTGATGCCTACAACCTGACGGCTCCGCATCCCGAGGCTCGGGGGCTGTTGCAGGCTCTGGATACGGCCCTGGGGCAGGCCGGGATAACCTGCGAGGATGTGGCCTGTGTCAACGTGCACGGAACCGGCACCAAGGCCAACGATTTGGTGGAGGGGCACGTCTTGCGCGATCGTTTCAGTCAATCTCTTGTTTTTGCGACAAAGGGGTTCACCGGGCATACGTTGGGGGCTGCCGGGGCCATGGAGGCTGCCTTCACTCTGGCCTGTCTGGAGCGTGGAGTGCTGCCGCCAAGCAAGGGGTTTGGCGAACCCGATCCGGCTATCGGCCTTTCTCCGGTAGCCTGTCCAACCGCTTTCTCGGGCCGATTCGGTTTGAGCCAGTCACTGGCTTTCGGCGGCAATAATTCCGTTCTCATATTGGAGAAGGAGGACCGGCGATGA
- a CDS encoding LpxL/LpxP family acyltransferase: MSVRDSAWSSASLASGFAHRLFYHAIRLAGRPLAYAMLFFVVSFYTLRPDVRKRSCDYRLRRFGKRSFGQSLLDCFRLQMEFGKMLVDRAVMGITGDFNMTATGEDRQRMTDLAGLGRGLVLITGHVGCWQSGMSFLDHIDAPKAVVMYRDVRDVDRHYFEYGESEGPSFDIIDPTSPMGGTLQMLEVLKLGGVLCVMGDRPFGSDRGTVGVEFLGGSVRMPIGAFKLASSLQVPVVVTFSCRTGPGCGRIWISKVIDLPERLGRKPEAYKPYAQMFADGLWEFVETYPWQFYNFFNMWDE, encoded by the coding sequence GTGAGCGTTCGCGATTCGGCATGGTCCAGTGCGAGTCTGGCCTCGGGCTTTGCGCACCGACTTTTCTACCACGCAATTCGGCTGGCGGGGCGGCCGTTGGCCTATGCCATGCTCTTTTTTGTCGTGAGCTTTTACACATTGCGTCCCGATGTCCGGAAGCGATCTTGTGACTATCGTCTTCGGCGGTTCGGCAAGCGGTCGTTTGGGCAATCCCTGCTTGATTGTTTCCGGCTTCAGATGGAGTTTGGCAAGATGTTGGTGGACCGGGCCGTCATGGGCATCACCGGTGACTTCAATATGACCGCTACAGGCGAGGACCGGCAGCGAATGACGGATCTTGCCGGGTTGGGGCGGGGACTTGTCTTGATTACCGGACATGTGGGCTGTTGGCAGTCTGGCATGTCCTTTCTTGATCATATCGATGCCCCCAAGGCGGTGGTCATGTACCGGGATGTTCGGGACGTGGACCGGCACTATTTCGAGTACGGTGAGTCCGAGGGGCCATCGTTCGACATCATTGACCCGACGTCTCCCATGGGCGGGACACTGCAAATGCTTGAAGTGCTCAAGCTGGGCGGTGTGCTTTGCGTCATGGGCGACAGGCCATTCGGCAGTGACCGGGGGACGGTCGGCGTGGAGTTCCTTGGCGGCTCGGTGCGGATGCCCATTGGCGCGTTCAAGCTGGCTTCTTCGCTCCAAGTCCCCGTGGTAGTGACCTTTTCCTGTCGCACCGGCCCTGGGTGTGGACGAATCTGGATTTCAAAGGTAATTGACCTCCCCGAACGTTTGGGGCGGAAGCCGGAAGCGTACAAACCCTATGCCCAGATGTTCGCGGACGGACTTTGGGAATTTGTCGAAACATATCCTTGGCAGTTCTATAATTTCTTCAACATGTGGGATGAATGA
- a CDS encoding phosphopantetheine-binding protein, which translates to MDLREKIKKVLVRELDLVDIDPATIEDDAPLFGDEGLGLDSLDAVELVVLVQKFFDTEIQNAEEGMEALQSVESLARFIENEG; encoded by the coding sequence ATGGATCTTAGAGAGAAAATTAAGAAGGTTTTGGTAAGGGAACTCGACCTCGTGGATATTGACCCGGCCACCATCGAGGACGATGCACCGCTGTTTGGCGACGAAGGACTTGGGTTGGATTCCCTAGACGCGGTGGAGCTCGTGGTGCTGGTTCAGAAGTTTTTCGATACCGAGATTCAGAACGCTGAGGAGGGAATGGAAGCCCTGCAGTCGGTGGAGAGTCTGGCTCGGTTTATCGAGAACGAGGGATAA
- a CDS encoding DUF2062 domain-containing protein, whose amino-acid sequence MIDVLVVIPVYNHGQTLRQVAEQALDIFTDVLVVDDGSTDGGIETLVGLPVRLVQHDTNRGKGQAILTAAEEARRLGKTHLITLDADGQHFPSDIPAFLAAIQEDPRAVVVGARDFSGENIPGASVFGRRFSNFWLRVQTGVCLSDVQCGFRAYPLAIFSAVTLNERRFAFEVEVLVRSAWAGYPLKDVDIHVHYPKPDERISHFRALRDNVEISLLNTRLTARSFLPVPHRRYTEDETGRVSPVHPIKSLRLLLEKNETPWQLALAAGLGMLLGTLPLIGLHCLAIVFVLGYFRLSKIMGLAVSQLCIPPFVPALCVEAGYYLRHGQFLTDISMQTLGYEALERIWEYVLGTLVLGPAFGLLTGVVVYGLARIVRSRLSRDRAEESLP is encoded by the coding sequence ATGATTGATGTCCTTGTTGTCATACCGGTCTATAACCATGGCCAAACGTTGCGTCAGGTGGCCGAGCAGGCCCTTGATATTTTTACCGACGTACTGGTGGTGGACGACGGCAGCACGGATGGCGGGATCGAGACATTGGTTGGGCTCCCGGTCCGGTTAGTGCAGCACGATACGAACCGAGGCAAAGGCCAGGCCATCCTAACTGCGGCGGAAGAGGCGCGTCGCCTGGGCAAGACGCATCTCATCACCCTGGACGCCGACGGGCAGCACTTTCCATCGGACATCCCGGCTTTTCTGGCGGCGATACAGGAAGATCCCCGGGCCGTCGTGGTTGGTGCCCGTGATTTTAGCGGCGAAAATATTCCGGGCGCATCGGTGTTCGGGCGTCGTTTTTCCAATTTTTGGCTGCGAGTGCAGACCGGAGTCTGTCTTTCCGATGTCCAATGCGGATTCCGGGCTTATCCCTTGGCTATATTCAGCGCCGTTACGCTTAATGAGCGCCGTTTTGCCTTTGAGGTGGAAGTGCTGGTCCGGTCGGCCTGGGCAGGCTATCCATTGAAGGATGTGGACATTCACGTCCATTATCCCAAGCCGGATGAGCGGATTTCCCATTTTCGCGCTCTGCGGGATAATGTGGAGATATCCTTGCTCAATACCCGCCTGACGGCTCGCTCTTTTCTTCCTGTCCCGCACCGTCGATACACCGAGGACGAGACCGGGCGGGTCAGTCCCGTCCACCCCATTAAATCTCTGCGTTTGTTGCTCGAAAAGAATGAAACACCGTGGCAGCTTGCGTTGGCGGCCGGGCTAGGGATGCTGCTCGGCACACTGCCCCTCATCGGATTGCATTGCCTCGCCATCGTCTTTGTCCTTGGCTATTTCCGGCTCAGCAAGATCATGGGGTTGGCCGTAAGTCAGCTTTGCATTCCCCCTTTTGTCCCGGCGTTGTGCGTGGAGGCCGGGTACTACCTGCGGCATGGACAGTTCTTGACCGACATATCTATGCAGACGCTTGGTTACGAGGCGTTGGAGCGTATCTGGGAATACGTTCTCGGTACGTTGGTACTTGGCCCGGCCTTTGGTCTGCTGACCGGGGTTGTCGTCTACGGGCTGGCCAGGATCGTCCGATCCCGGCTCAGCCGAGATCGGGCGGAGGAGTCTCTTCCGTGA
- a CDS encoding AMP-binding protein, whose product MRAINLQLADIREIISSVLLAHLSYDACMRLAPGGSLSPEFVPTCDAVDDLEGVGGIIARMFHTKTLTNLGVVSLEEWAESIYQQWLVAGDRITFFTSGSTNEPKPATHDFGEYVQEVENLAVLFRDRKRIVCFVPRHHIYGFLFSILLPHVMGCEVRWEVPLPAPGLVRSLCDGDLMVAFPLLWGKLAEMGVHFHADVHGVTSTGPCPAKTLETVKANGLPLMYEIYGSSETGGVGYRTDPLGCYTLLDHWTRTDDDAVLARKTEDGGATECLLQDLLDWHGPATFTPRRRKDCAVQVAGVNVYPARVREALLDHPLVEKCAVRLMRSDEGTRLKAFIVPYGSGQDIDVLKLELQKWSKAHLSRYERPASWTFGKHIPVNGLGKERDW is encoded by the coding sequence ATGCGCGCAATCAATCTTCAACTTGCAGATATCCGTGAGATAATTTCCAGCGTCCTTTTGGCTCATTTATCCTATGATGCCTGCATGCGCCTTGCGCCGGGCGGTTCGCTCAGTCCGGAGTTTGTTCCGACGTGCGATGCCGTGGACGACCTGGAGGGTGTGGGCGGAATCATCGCCCGGATGTTTCATACGAAGACTCTGACCAATCTGGGCGTGGTCTCTCTAGAGGAGTGGGCGGAAAGCATCTATCAGCAGTGGCTTGTTGCAGGCGATCGGATAACGTTTTTTACCTCCGGGAGCACCAACGAGCCCAAGCCTGCAACGCATGACTTTGGTGAGTACGTTCAGGAGGTTGAAAATCTGGCCGTGCTTTTTCGTGATAGGAAACGGATAGTCTGTTTCGTGCCGCGCCATCATATTTACGGCTTTCTTTTTTCCATTTTGCTTCCTCATGTCATGGGGTGCGAGGTCCGTTGGGAAGTGCCGCTGCCTGCTCCCGGATTGGTTCGTTCGCTGTGTGACGGGGACCTCATGGTGGCTTTTCCACTTTTGTGGGGCAAGCTCGCCGAGATGGGCGTGCATTTCCATGCAGATGTGCACGGCGTCACGTCCACCGGGCCGTGTCCAGCAAAGACCCTTGAAACGGTCAAGGCGAACGGATTGCCCCTGATGTATGAGATTTACGGATCATCGGAGACCGGCGGTGTGGGCTACCGCACCGACCCTCTGGGGTGCTACACACTGTTGGACCACTGGACCCGGACCGACGACGATGCTGTTCTGGCCCGGAAAACGGAAGATGGCGGCGCGACGGAGTGTCTTCTACAGGATCTGCTTGATTGGCACGGTCCTGCGACTTTTACTCCCCGTCGACGCAAGGACTGTGCTGTGCAGGTGGCGGGCGTCAACGTCTATCCTGCTAGGGTGCGGGAGGCGCTTTTGGACCATCCCTTGGTTGAAAAATGCGCGGTACGTCTCATGCGATCTGACGAGGGGACACGGCTCAAGGCGTTTATCGTGCCCTACGGTTCGGGCCAGGATATAGATGTCCTAAAGTTGGAATTGCAAAAATGGTCCAAGGCGCATCTTTCCAGATACGAACGGCCAGCGTCTTGGACCTTTGGTAAACACATCCCCGTGAACGGGTTGGGCAAAGAAAGGGACTGGTAG
- a CDS encoding lipid biosynthesis B12-binding/radical SAM protein, with protein sequence MARVLLISTNTTTEPYPVYPLGMSVIAAALELDGHNVRQFDFLAAGKELEPLAAVLTGFQPDLTGISLRNIDNVDSLSFAENWYLSHVREVAHFLKQDGYTVVVGGPGFSLMPEIILDYLGADFGVVGEGEQKMRRLVHMLEAGDVPPRVMKPEKGLGSKEMITPVRDEAILDFYMKQSGIASVQTKRGCENRCAYCSYPSIEGGWLRPRAVADVVDEIETLYLRNGVDSVFFTDSVFNDSHGYYLELAEALVRKQLPIKWSGFFQPTSVDATTLDLLKRSGLHAMEVGTDAATDETLEAMNKPFSFADVREFNAACVAARIPCAHFVIFGGPGETLETVRQGIANLNALEHCVVFPFSGIRLYRGTPLYAQARRERLVAPADTLLEPKFYFSPFVDPAQLNEMLKKGFAGRRDRIFPPSDGQERMNVLRRFGCRGLLWDTLISFPKESAAPHLCGVSS encoded by the coding sequence ATGGCCCGGGTGCTGCTCATATCTACCAATACAACCACGGAACCCTACCCGGTCTATCCGCTTGGCATGTCCGTGATAGCGGCGGCGCTGGAGCTGGATGGACATAACGTGCGTCAGTTCGATTTTCTGGCTGCGGGAAAGGAACTGGAACCACTGGCTGCGGTCTTGACCGGGTTTCAGCCGGATTTGACTGGTATTTCCTTGCGCAATATCGACAACGTGGATTCTCTTTCTTTTGCTGAAAACTGGTATCTGAGCCATGTCCGGGAAGTCGCCCATTTCTTGAAGCAGGATGGATATACCGTGGTCGTCGGAGGCCCCGGATTCTCCCTTATGCCGGAGATTATTCTCGATTACTTAGGAGCGGATTTCGGTGTCGTGGGCGAGGGGGAACAAAAGATGCGGCGGCTGGTGCATATGTTGGAAGCCGGGGATGTGCCGCCTCGGGTCATGAAGCCGGAAAAGGGCCTTGGGTCGAAGGAAATGATCACTCCTGTTCGCGATGAAGCCATTCTGGATTTTTACATGAAGCAGAGCGGCATCGCCAGCGTACAGACCAAACGGGGGTGTGAGAACCGTTGCGCGTATTGCTCCTATCCGTCCATCGAGGGCGGGTGGTTGCGGCCGCGAGCCGTTGCTGATGTGGTGGATGAGATAGAAACGCTGTACCTGCGAAACGGGGTGGATTCTGTTTTCTTCACCGACTCCGTATTCAACGACTCGCACGGCTACTACCTTGAGTTGGCCGAAGCCTTGGTTCGAAAGCAGTTACCCATCAAGTGGAGTGGCTTTTTTCAGCCTACTTCTGTGGATGCGACGACACTGGACCTGCTTAAACGCTCCGGCCTGCACGCCATGGAGGTGGGGACGGACGCGGCAACGGACGAGACGTTGGAGGCGATGAACAAGCCGTTCTCCTTTGCGGATGTTCGCGAGTTTAACGCTGCTTGTGTTGCGGCGCGCATTCCCTGCGCTCACTTCGTCATTTTCGGCGGGCCGGGAGAGACGCTGGAGACCGTCCGGCAGGGCATCGCCAACCTCAATGCCCTGGAGCATTGTGTTGTTTTTCCCTTTTCCGGCATTCGACTGTATCGAGGGACACCGCTCTATGCCCAGGCCCGGCGAGAGAGGCTGGTGGCCCCTGCCGACACACTGCTTGAGCCAAAGTTTTATTTTTCTCCCTTCGTAGATCCGGCCCAACTCAATGAGATGCTCAAAAAGGGCTTTGCTGGACGTCGGGACCGTATCTTTCCTCCCTCGGACGGGCAGGAGCGAATGAACGTTCTGCGTCGGTTTGGCTGTCGCGGCCTGCTGTGGGATACCCTTATCTCCTTTCCCAAGGAATCGGCTGCGCCTCATCTCTGTGGGGTTTCGTCATGA